One Mycobacteroides abscessus ATCC 19977 genomic window carries:
- a CDS encoding FtsB family cell division protein produces MQKVVRGPARSGPAAPAKATKSGGASSAVAASIERSAEHQSEQRLGSTARRAAILAAVVCALTLTVAGPVRTYFSQQAEKSQLAAAEAQLRDQISSLEDKKRRLADPAYIAAQARERLGFVMPGEVPFQVQLPNTPVDVKPQGQGPVDTGNPWYTNLWHNIADSPTVVPTPPPAVPPAPPAPHP; encoded by the coding sequence GTGCAGAAGGTTGTCCGGGGGCCTGCCCGTAGCGGCCCCGCGGCGCCGGCCAAGGCGACCAAGTCCGGCGGGGCCTCCAGCGCGGTGGCCGCCTCGATCGAACGCAGTGCCGAGCATCAATCCGAACAGCGCCTCGGTTCTACCGCGCGGCGCGCGGCCATCTTGGCGGCGGTGGTGTGTGCCTTGACCTTGACCGTTGCCGGTCCGGTACGCACCTACTTCTCCCAGCAGGCCGAGAAGAGTCAGCTGGCCGCGGCGGAGGCCCAACTGCGCGACCAGATTTCCTCCCTCGAGGACAAGAAGCGCCGGCTGGCCGATCCGGCCTATATCGCGGCCCAGGCGCGTGAGCGGCTGGGTTTCGTGATGCCCGGTGAGGTGCCGTTCCAGGTGCAGCTGCCGAACACCCCCGTCGACGTCAAGCCGCAGGGCCAGGGGCCGGTGGACACCGGCAATCCCTGGTACACCAACCTGTGGCACAACATCGCCGACTCGCCGACTGTCGTCCCGACCCCACCGCCCGCCGTTCCGCCCGCACCCCCGGCGCCGCACCCGTGA
- a CDS encoding DUF501 domain-containing protein — translation MISDDDIAAVTAQLGRAPRGMLEVSYRCPNGEPAVVKTAPRLPDGTPFPTLYYLTHPALTAAASRLESGGLMREMTERLAVDEELAAAYRRAHESYLAERDAIEPLGTTVTAGGMPDRVKCLHVLIGHSLAVGPGVNPLGDEAIRELAGTMPGVLPEAWE, via the coding sequence GTGATCTCAGACGACGATATCGCGGCGGTCACAGCGCAATTGGGCCGCGCGCCGCGAGGAATGCTGGAGGTCTCGTACCGTTGTCCCAACGGTGAGCCCGCCGTCGTGAAGACGGCACCGCGGCTACCCGACGGCACGCCGTTCCCCACGCTCTATTACCTGACGCATCCAGCGCTCACGGCTGCGGCCAGCCGGCTGGAGTCGGGCGGCCTGATGCGTGAAATGACCGAACGCCTTGCCGTGGACGAGGAATTGGCGGCCGCCTATCGGCGGGCGCACGAGAGCTACCTCGCCGAGCGTGATGCCATCGAACCGCTCGGAACCACCGTCACCGCAGGTGGCATGCCCGACAGGGTCAAGTGCCTGCACGTGTTGATCGGGCACTCGCTGGCCGTGGGCCCGGGGGTGAACCCGTTGGGCGACGAGGCGATTCGTGAGCTGGCGGGCACCATGCCCGGTGTGCTTCCCGAGGCCTGGGAGTGA
- a CDS encoding Ppx/GppA phosphatase family protein gives MTRVAAVDCGTNSIRLLVSDIDDSGRLTDVHREMRIVRLGQGVDATGEFAPEAIERTRAALAAYTQLMTSLGVERVRMVATSAARDVSNRDVFFAMTAELLGAVIPGAIAEVITGTEEAALSFAGAVGELDPAAAPFVVVDLGGGSTETVIGDSSGVEASFSADIGCVRLTERCLHSDPPVADEIAAAREAVRAQLARTFEVVPVRTAHTWVGVAGTFTTLAALAHRLDVYDPAAIHLSRVPLSRLAEVTSSLIAMPRAQRAALGPMHEGRVDVIGGGSIVVEELARELSERAGITELVVSEHDILDGIAISLR, from the coding sequence GTGACGCGGGTTGCCGCCGTCGATTGCGGTACCAACTCGATTCGTCTGCTGGTCTCGGATATCGACGACTCCGGGCGGCTGACCGATGTGCACCGCGAGATGCGGATTGTGCGCCTCGGTCAGGGTGTGGACGCGACAGGGGAGTTCGCGCCGGAGGCCATCGAGCGCACCCGGGCGGCACTGGCCGCGTACACCCAGCTGATGACATCGCTGGGGGTAGAGCGGGTCCGCATGGTCGCCACGTCCGCCGCGCGTGATGTCTCCAACCGTGACGTATTTTTCGCGATGACTGCCGAGCTGCTCGGGGCGGTGATTCCGGGCGCCATCGCGGAGGTCATCACCGGCACCGAGGAGGCGGCGCTGTCCTTCGCCGGCGCGGTGGGGGAGCTGGATCCGGCGGCGGCACCCTTCGTGGTGGTCGATCTGGGCGGTGGGTCCACCGAAACGGTGATCGGTGACAGTAGCGGCGTCGAGGCCAGTTTTTCGGCCGATATCGGTTGCGTACGCCTCACGGAACGGTGTCTGCATTCGGATCCCCCCGTCGCCGACGAGATCGCGGCGGCACGCGAGGCGGTCCGTGCACAGTTGGCGCGGACCTTCGAGGTGGTGCCGGTGCGGACGGCACACACCTGGGTGGGGGTGGCGGGCACCTTCACCACCTTGGCGGCGCTGGCACACCGGCTCGACGTGTACGACCCTGCCGCGATCCATCTCTCGCGAGTGCCGCTAAGCCGTCTGGCCGAAGTGACGTCTTCGTTGATCGCGATGCCCCGAGCGCAGCGGGCAGCTCTCGGGCCCATGCACGAGGGCCGTGTCGATGTCATCGGGGGCGGCTCCATCGTCGTGGAGGAATTGGCGCGCGAGTTGTCTGAGCGTGCGGGGATTACCGAGCTGGTGGTCAGTGAGCACGACATCCTCGACGGCATCGCGATATCTTTGCGGTAG
- a CDS encoding alpha/beta fold hydrolase, with protein MSKAEVREIGVSETGFVRRPDPDGAAVAYRTYGRSRPGVVDVVLVHGSLQNSAVWSKHGYIAQLSQQYRVTTIDVRGHGASEKPDHPGGYAIASSARDVCAVLDHLQVHQAHYLGYSLGGRIGLTLAATAPERLTSLVVAGSSHRPQRGAVDVLIFPNAIRVVEESGLPAFIDGWESHRGQRMASGFRATIEALGQRGLAALLRQWDDEPGVTEEALLQIETPTLFFAGSEDPMRLAESREAAVRMPRAYFALLEGCNHGQTVTMRERILDRAEAFFRLSEFSDIEKLRVAG; from the coding sequence ATGTCGAAGGCCGAAGTACGCGAAATCGGCGTTTCGGAGACGGGTTTCGTCCGGCGGCCCGACCCCGATGGGGCCGCGGTCGCTTACCGCACCTATGGGCGTTCCCGGCCCGGTGTGGTCGACGTCGTGCTGGTGCACGGCAGCTTGCAGAACTCGGCGGTGTGGTCCAAACATGGCTACATCGCGCAGCTGTCTCAGCAGTACCGGGTGACCACCATCGATGTGCGCGGCCACGGCGCCAGTGAGAAGCCGGACCACCCGGGTGGGTATGCCATCGCGTCCTCGGCGCGGGACGTCTGTGCCGTGCTGGACCATCTGCAGGTGCATCAGGCGCACTACCTCGGGTACTCGTTGGGCGGTCGAATCGGTCTGACCCTGGCGGCCACTGCGCCCGAGCGCCTCACCTCGTTGGTGGTGGCAGGTTCCTCGCACCGCCCGCAGCGTGGTGCGGTGGATGTCTTGATCTTCCCGAATGCCATTCGCGTGGTAGAAGAATCGGGGCTCCCCGCCTTCATCGACGGTTGGGAATCGCATCGCGGGCAACGCATGGCGTCGGGTTTCCGGGCGACGATCGAGGCATTAGGGCAACGCGGACTGGCTGCCTTGCTGCGTCAGTGGGACGACGAGCCGGGCGTCACCGAAGAGGCTCTGCTCCAGATCGAGACGCCCACACTGTTTTTCGCAGGCTCCGAGGATCCCATGCGGCTGGCCGAATCGCGGGAGGCCGCGGTGCGGATGCCGCGTGCGTACTTTGCCCTGTTGGAAGGATGCAATCACGGCCAAACGGTGACGATGCGCGAGCGGATTCTGGACCGTGCCGAGGCGTTCTTCCGCCTGTCTGAGTTCTCTGATATCGAGAAGCTTCGGGTGGCCGGATGA
- a CDS encoding sulfite exporter TauE/SafE family protein, translating to MTERPGVGTLARIGVLGGMSGGLLGGGTGVITVPSLARATTLSRAVIHGTATLPNVSAAIAGSTVYALHGAKVDVVAGAGLMAGGVIGAVVGAKLVARIPEWILKALFVFVLLATAAKLLLSAAGIDPSAGEALLPEGVLAHVPSVIAIGAVVGFVVGAWSAALGLGGGLLTVPAMLVLFGSELHVAEGTSLMVMLPNALVAATTHLRQGTADAPIGFRLAAFALPGTVIGALLALALNARWLALVFGSYLVFIAVREIVRAIRTAAAKTKKSGPAPVPQVCVGG from the coding sequence ATGACCGAGCGCCCCGGAGTGGGGACCCTGGCACGGATCGGCGTGCTGGGTGGTATGTCGGGTGGCCTGCTCGGTGGTGGCACGGGCGTGATCACCGTTCCGTCGCTGGCGCGGGCAACTACCTTGAGCCGGGCGGTCATTCATGGCACCGCCACGCTGCCCAATGTCTCTGCCGCGATTGCGGGCAGCACCGTCTACGCGCTACACGGCGCCAAGGTCGACGTGGTGGCAGGCGCCGGGTTGATGGCGGGCGGCGTGATCGGTGCGGTGGTGGGAGCCAAGCTGGTTGCCCGCATCCCGGAGTGGATTCTGAAGGCGCTGTTCGTCTTCGTCCTGCTTGCCACCGCCGCGAAACTGCTGTTGAGTGCCGCGGGAATAGATCCATCCGCGGGTGAGGCCTTGTTGCCCGAGGGGGTGCTCGCACACGTGCCGTCGGTGATCGCCATCGGGGCGGTGGTCGGCTTCGTGGTGGGTGCGTGGTCGGCCGCGCTGGGATTGGGCGGCGGCCTGCTCACGGTGCCGGCAATGCTGGTGCTCTTCGGCTCCGAGCTGCATGTGGCAGAGGGCACCTCGTTGATGGTCATGTTGCCCAATGCGCTTGTCGCGGCGACCACGCACCTGCGACAGGGCACCGCCGATGCCCCGATCGGGTTCCGGTTGGCGGCCTTCGCCTTGCCCGGCACTGTGATTGGGGCGCTATTGGCACTGGCGCTCAACGCGCGCTGGTTGGCGCTGGTCTTCGGTTCTTATCTGGTGTTCATCGCGGTCCGTGAGATCGTGCGGGCCATCCGGACCGCGGCGGCTAAGACGAAGAAATCAGGTCCGGCGCCGGTGCCGCAGGTGTGCGTCGGCGGTTGA
- a CDS encoding MAB_1171c family putative transporter has translation MTSVFEDSASAYSVAAVFSFGAVVVVAAAMLRSRVRPPAAVALLLSFLFKGIAVTLATPPLYEKFDNLVGVHNMGRLVLNLSGGMAWTACVLTVITFWGESGPRAVQRARLWVGMAVAIGGALTLCWFVAPTSELPQDFYASHGNKPAWVAYMLIYLITYGLGALLIIIKCLQYARFHDVAWLRRSMLLTAAGATMCLAFCIMRAHSAIYGMITNDSYSWQRLAPLAATIGQILIVIGLAGPSFSQLVSSARQRIQTYRWHRQLEPLWTALYEGNTQIALAPPSAAIGDHNYRLYRRIVEIRDGLSAIRPYVAEDTSSTSAAGQIHSAIEQQRTAPRAEKSSGAKIIGEVPGANRKQELRWLLDVSRELQQINRRRTPAAPAPDLISSS, from the coding sequence GTGACGTCAGTTTTCGAAGACTCCGCCTCGGCGTACTCGGTCGCGGCCGTCTTCAGCTTTGGCGCAGTGGTGGTGGTTGCCGCCGCCATGCTGCGCTCCCGGGTGCGCCCGCCGGCCGCCGTGGCACTGCTGTTGTCGTTCCTCTTCAAAGGGATCGCCGTCACCCTGGCCACCCCACCGCTGTACGAGAAATTCGACAACCTGGTCGGCGTGCACAACATGGGCCGGCTCGTCTTGAACCTTTCCGGCGGCATGGCCTGGACCGCATGCGTCCTCACGGTCATCACCTTCTGGGGTGAATCCGGGCCCCGGGCGGTGCAGCGCGCACGGCTATGGGTCGGCATGGCGGTAGCCATCGGCGGCGCGCTCACGCTCTGCTGGTTTGTGGCCCCCACTTCCGAACTGCCACAAGACTTCTACGCTTCGCACGGCAACAAGCCCGCATGGGTCGCGTACATGCTGATCTATCTGATCACCTACGGCTTGGGCGCACTGCTGATCATCATCAAATGCCTGCAGTACGCCCGTTTTCACGACGTCGCGTGGCTGCGGCGCAGCATGCTCCTCACCGCGGCCGGTGCCACCATGTGCCTGGCGTTCTGCATCATGCGGGCACATTCGGCGATCTACGGCATGATCACCAACGACAGCTACTCCTGGCAGCGTCTGGCCCCACTGGCCGCCACGATAGGGCAGATCCTGATCGTGATAGGGCTTGCGGGACCGTCGTTCTCGCAGTTGGTCTCCTCGGCACGCCAACGCATCCAAACCTACCGCTGGCACCGCCAGCTCGAACCGCTGTGGACCGCACTGTATGAAGGCAACACCCAGATCGCGCTGGCACCCCCCAGCGCCGCGATCGGTGATCACAACTATCGGCTCTACCGCAGAATCGTCGAGATTCGCGACGGTCTGAGCGCCATTCGCCCCTACGTGGCCGAGGACACCTCGTCGACCTCGGCGGCGGGACAGATCCATTCGGCCATCGAACAACAGCGCACGGCACCGCGGGCAGAGAAAAGCTCGGGCGCCAAGATCATCGGCGAAGTTCCGGGCGCGAACCGCAAGCAAGAACTGCGCTGGCTGCTAGACGTCTCGCGCGAACTCCAGCAGATCAACCGCCGACGCACACCTGCGGCACCGGCGCCGGACCTGATTTCTTCGTCTTAG
- a CDS encoding ImmA/IrrE family metallo-endopeptidase gives MPKMRCATTDLRSTRQLQAIHQQCARKLSDLGLDSLTTVEDIRARASELSRRDIQLVPYSLSGSGVHGLLVRTDATDYVVYDSDTTTMHREHIILHELSHVMCGHTASSKRELAEVLCRETYLDDQEVEAEMLASMMGQRVSPDSHRPIAVTNANLRRILASLTLEGVPAAP, from the coding sequence ATGCCGAAGATGCGTTGTGCGACAACAGATCTGCGGTCCACTCGCCAACTTCAGGCGATCCACCAGCAGTGCGCACGCAAACTCTCAGACCTGGGGCTTGACTCGCTGACCACGGTCGAGGACATCCGCGCCCGCGCCAGTGAGCTCAGCAGGCGCGATATCCAGCTCGTCCCCTACTCCCTCTCGGGCAGTGGAGTGCACGGCCTGTTGGTTCGCACCGATGCCACCGACTACGTGGTGTACGACAGCGACACGACCACCATGCATCGCGAGCACATCATCCTGCACGAGCTAAGTCACGTGATGTGTGGGCACACAGCGTCGAGCAAGCGTGAGCTGGCCGAAGTCCTTTGTCGTGAAACGTATCTGGACGACCAAGAAGTGGAAGCGGAGATGCTGGCCTCCATGATGGGACAGCGGGTGAGTCCGGACAGCCACCGCCCCATCGCCGTCACGAACGCCAACCTGCGGCGCATCCTGGCATCGCTGACCTTGGAAGGCGTGCCGGCGGCGCCGTGA
- a CDS encoding AMP-binding protein: MSDGVAVRQSGIEDYLDVDGLIDLPPGSTLLSNFERNIAEFGSTAAYRYLDFTRDDDGVAIELSWDELNTRMRAIGARLQQVTAPGDRVAILAPQGLDYVIGFFAAIQAGNIAVPLFAPELPGHAERLDAVLADATPSVILTTDGAAESVNAFLRKLPRARRPRVIAIDAVPDAVGATFVPAALATDDLAYLQYTSGSTRTPAGVQITHRAACTNVLQMILAGGLDMDIRSVSWLPLYHDMGLIMILFPPLCGGHITLMSPLAFVRRPRRWIKQLATESAYGRVFAAAPNFAFDLAAQRGLPPAGETWDLSNVAGLLNGSEPVTIAAIEKFTDAFAPYGFPPSAIKPSYGMAEATLSVATIGIQDRPSVIYLDREQLAEDRAVPVSAEAPTAVPHVSCGQVIASQWLVIVDPRTGAELPEGEIGEIWLHGDNIGAGYWGRPRETASTFHNRLHSRLDNNSHATGTAEDSRWLRTGDLGVYLNNNLYVTGRIKDLVIIDGRNHYPQDIEATASQASPAVRSGYVAAFPVAANQLAEAAIADTSERLVIVAERAPGSGRVEQAPVIEAIRAAISRTHALPVADIRLVAAGAIPRTTSGKLARRACQTEYLAGMYR; encoded by the coding sequence ATGTCAGACGGAGTGGCCGTTCGCCAGAGCGGGATTGAGGATTATCTCGACGTCGACGGTTTGATCGATCTGCCTCCCGGGTCAACGCTACTGTCCAACTTTGAGCGCAATATCGCCGAGTTCGGTTCCACCGCGGCCTACCGGTACCTCGACTTCACCCGTGATGACGATGGCGTGGCGATCGAGTTGAGTTGGGATGAGCTCAATACCCGGATGAGGGCGATAGGGGCCCGCTTGCAGCAGGTCACGGCGCCGGGGGATCGGGTGGCGATCCTGGCGCCGCAGGGCTTGGACTATGTGATCGGGTTTTTCGCGGCCATCCAGGCCGGAAACATCGCGGTGCCGTTGTTCGCCCCCGAGCTGCCCGGCCACGCCGAGCGCCTCGACGCGGTGCTCGCCGATGCCACCCCGTCCGTCATTCTCACCACCGACGGCGCCGCCGAATCGGTGAACGCGTTCCTGCGCAAGCTACCTCGTGCGCGCCGCCCACGGGTGATCGCGATCGACGCGGTTCCCGATGCGGTGGGTGCCACGTTCGTTCCCGCCGCCCTGGCCACCGACGATCTGGCGTATCTGCAGTACACCTCGGGCTCGACGCGCACTCCGGCGGGCGTACAGATCACGCACCGCGCTGCCTGCACCAATGTGTTGCAGATGATCCTGGCCGGCGGCCTGGACATGGACATCCGCAGTGTGAGCTGGCTGCCGCTGTATCACGACATGGGCCTGATCATGATCTTGTTTCCGCCGCTGTGCGGCGGACACATCACCTTGATGTCGCCGTTGGCGTTCGTGCGGCGCCCCCGCCGCTGGATCAAACAACTGGCCACCGAATCCGCGTACGGGCGGGTGTTCGCCGCCGCGCCCAACTTCGCGTTCGACCTGGCCGCCCAGCGCGGACTGCCACCGGCCGGCGAGACCTGGGATCTGTCCAATGTCGCGGGCCTGCTCAACGGATCCGAACCGGTCACCATCGCCGCCATCGAGAAATTCACCGACGCATTCGCCCCCTACGGATTTCCCCCGTCGGCCATCAAACCCTCCTACGGCATGGCCGAAGCCACCCTGTCGGTGGCCACCATCGGCATCCAGGACCGTCCCAGCGTGATCTACCTGGACCGTGAACAGCTCGCCGAGGACCGCGCCGTGCCCGTCTCCGCCGAAGCGCCCACCGCGGTACCCCACGTGTCCTGCGGTCAGGTGATCGCCAGCCAGTGGCTGGTCATCGTCGACCCGCGCACCGGAGCCGAGCTCCCCGAAGGAGAAATCGGCGAGATCTGGCTGCACGGCGACAACATCGGCGCCGGCTACTGGGGCCGACCCCGCGAAACCGCGTCAACCTTCCACAACCGGCTGCACTCACGCCTCGACAACAACAGCCACGCCACCGGAACCGCCGAGGACAGCCGGTGGCTACGTACCGGGGACCTCGGGGTGTATCTGAACAACAACCTCTACGTCACCGGCCGCATCAAAGACCTCGTCATCATCGACGGACGCAACCACTACCCCCAGGACATCGAGGCCACCGCCTCACAAGCCTCCCCGGCCGTGCGTTCCGGATACGTCGCCGCATTCCCCGTGGCCGCCAACCAACTCGCCGAAGCCGCCATCGCCGATACCAGTGAACGCCTGGTGATCGTCGCCGAACGCGCCCCCGGTTCCGGTCGCGTCGAGCAAGCCCCGGTCATCGAGGCCATCCGCGCCGCCATCTCGCGCACCCACGCCCTACCCGTAGCCGACATCCGGCTCGTCGCCGCGGGCGCGATCCCCCGCACCACCAGCGGAAAACTCGCCCGCCGCGCCTGCCAAACCGAATACCTCGCGGGGATGTACCGGTAG
- a CDS encoding acetyl-CoA hydrolase/transferase family protein — MPLELTAEQAAARLNPVDTLGIPLGPGQPPAFLRALGVRKDWTDLRVYGALLAVGTELFSRPGVHYLSGFFGPLERALRDMGADIEFAAADFRRFGPLLERQSPRVMTTVATPPGPDGWCSLSLHAGGTIGELRRAGADPERLLIVEVSEAYPRTFGVGEQHRHALHVDEIDVLVSSTDAPLALPGGDAAPSDVDRAIARHAVGFIGPGATLQTGIGAIPNQIATLLAEGDGGGYGLHSEMFTDGCMKLHRAGKVTNTGKGQYDGVSVTTFAFGSPDLYAWLDGNADVAFLPVEIVNAPEVIGANNDMISINGALSIDIQGQVVADTINGGQFSGIGGAEDFVAGAGLELSDRSLICLPSTFEKGGALQSRIVPWFGPGAVITTPRHQVDVVITEYGAAELEGRTVRERGEALAAIAHPQFRDALRAAATRAANGRSPVS, encoded by the coding sequence ATGCCGCTGGAGCTCACCGCAGAACAAGCCGCTGCCCGGTTGAACCCCGTCGACACATTGGGCATCCCGTTGGGACCCGGCCAGCCCCCGGCCTTTCTGCGCGCACTTGGTGTCCGTAAGGACTGGACGGATCTGCGGGTGTACGGCGCGCTGCTGGCTGTCGGCACCGAACTGTTCTCCCGGCCGGGCGTGCACTATCTGTCGGGCTTCTTCGGGCCGCTCGAGCGCGCACTGCGGGACATGGGCGCCGATATCGAGTTCGCGGCAGCTGACTTCCGCCGCTTCGGGCCGCTGCTGGAGCGCCAGTCGCCACGGGTGATGACGACGGTCGCGACGCCGCCCGGCCCAGACGGTTGGTGTTCGCTCTCGCTGCACGCGGGCGGGACGATCGGTGAATTACGGCGTGCGGGAGCCGATCCGGAGCGCCTGCTCATCGTCGAAGTCTCGGAGGCATATCCGCGCACTTTTGGTGTCGGGGAGCAGCATCGCCACGCGCTGCACGTCGACGAGATCGATGTCCTGGTGTCCTCGACGGACGCGCCGCTGGCGCTGCCGGGAGGCGATGCGGCACCGTCGGATGTCGATCGCGCCATCGCGCGGCACGCCGTGGGTTTCATCGGCCCCGGGGCGACGTTGCAGACCGGAATCGGTGCCATTCCCAACCAGATTGCGACGTTGTTGGCAGAAGGCGACGGCGGTGGTTACGGGCTGCACAGCGAGATGTTCACCGATGGCTGCATGAAACTGCATCGCGCGGGCAAGGTCACCAACACCGGCAAGGGCCAGTACGACGGCGTGAGCGTGACGACTTTCGCCTTCGGGTCACCGGATCTTTACGCCTGGCTGGACGGCAACGCCGACGTGGCGTTCCTTCCGGTCGAGATCGTCAATGCCCCTGAGGTTATCGGCGCCAACAACGACATGATCTCGATCAACGGTGCGCTCTCCATCGACATTCAGGGGCAGGTTGTCGCCGACACCATCAATGGTGGGCAATTCAGCGGAATCGGCGGCGCCGAGGACTTCGTGGCCGGCGCAGGGCTCGAACTGTCGGACCGTTCCTTGATTTGCCTGCCTTCGACTTTCGAGAAGGGTGGTGCGCTCCAGTCGCGCATTGTGCCGTGGTTCGGGCCGGGCGCCGTCATCACCACACCGCGTCATCAGGTCGACGTGGTGATCACCGAATACGGGGCTGCGGAGCTGGAAGGCAGGACGGTTCGGGAGCGCGGCGAGGCGCTGGCGGCCATCGCGCACCCGCAGTTCCGGGATGCGCTGCGGGCCGCGGCCACGCGTGCGGCGAACGGTCGCTCACCGGTCAGTTGA